A genomic stretch from Anoplopoma fimbria isolate UVic2021 breed Golden Eagle Sablefish chromosome 8, Afim_UVic_2022, whole genome shotgun sequence includes:
- the LOC129094403 gene encoding fizzy-related protein homolog isoform X1, which yields MDPEYEHRLLRQINIQNDNLSPVKQTPSLHSRTPTGSPLSSPSKLGDRFIPTRAGANWSINFHRINENEKSPSQNRKTKDASSDNLKADGQAYSALLKNELLGAGIEKIQDPQTEDRRLQPSTPEKRSLFNYSLNTKRSSPDDGTNISPYSLSPVSNKSQKLLRSPRKPTRKISKIPFKVLDAPELQDDFYLNLVDWSSLNVLSVGLGTCVYLWSACTSQVTRLCDLSVEGDSVTSVGWSERGNLVAVGTHKGYVQIWDAGAGKKLFALEGHTARVGALAWNADQLSSGSRDRMILQRDMRTPPLQSERRLQGHRQEVCGLKWSTDHQLLASGGNDNKLLVWNHSSLSPVQTYTDHLAAVKAIAWSPHQHGLLASGGGTADRCIRFWNTLTSQPLQCMDTGSQVCNLAWSKHANELVSTHGYSQNQILVWKYPALTQVAKLTGHSYRVLYLAMSPDGEAIVTGAGDETLRFWNVFSKTRSTKESVSVLNLFTRIR from the exons ATGGATCCAGAATATGAACATCGCCTCCTCCGACAAATCAACATTCAAAATGACAACTTGAGCCCTGTT aaacAGACACCGAGTCTGCACAGTCGGACACCCACCGGCTCGCCGTTATCTTCTCCCAGTAAGCTTGGAGACAGATTCATTCCAACCAGAGCTGGGGCGAACTGGAGTATCAACTTCCACAGGATCAAT GAAAATGAGAAGTCACCAAGTCAGAACAGAAAAACCAAGGATGCCTCCTCTGATAACCTGAAAG CAGACGGGCAGGCCTACTCTGCTCTGCTGAAGAATGAGCTGCTGGGAGCAGGAATAGAAAAGATCCAGGACCCTCAGACAGAGGACAGGCGTCTACAGCCATCAACGCCAGAAAAGAGAAGTCTCTTCAAT TATTCACTCAATACCAAGAGGTCGTCACCAGACGATGGCACCAACATCTCCCCCTACTCTCTATCACCTGTCAGCAACAAAAG TCAGAAATTGCTACGTTCGCCAAGAAAGCCAACTCGTAAGATCTCAAAGATCCCCTTTAAAGTCCTGGATGCTCCAGAGCTGCAGGATGACTTTTACCTCAACTTGGTGGACTGGTCGTCTCTCAACGTGCTCAGTGTCGGGCTGGGTACATGTGTTTACCTGTGGAGTGCATGCACCAGCCAG GTAACAAGGTTGTGTGATTTATCAGTGGAGGGAGACTCAGTCACGTCAGTTGGGTGGTCCGAAAGG gGTAACCTGGTGGCAGTGGGGACTCACAAAGGCTATGTTCAGATCTGGGACGCTGGTGCTGGGAAGAAGCTCTTTGCCCTGGAAGGACACACAGCTAGAGTTG GGGCGTTAGCATGGAATGCAGACCAGTTGTCTTCGGGAAGCCGTGATCGTATGATTCTTCAAAGGGATATGCGAACCCCTCCGCTCCAGTCAGAGAGACGGCTGCAGggtcacagacaggaagtgtgtggCCTAAAGTGGAGCACTGACCATCAGCTGCTCGCTTCTGGAGGCAATGACAACAAG CTGCTGGTTTGGAACCACTCCTCGCTGAGCCCAGTGCAAACATACACGGATCACCTGGCTGCAGTGAAAGCCATCGCCTGGTCTCCCCACCAGCACGGCCTGCTGGCCTCTGGGGGCGGCACCGCTGATCGCTGCATCCGATTTTGGAACACCCTGACCTCACAGCCGCTGCAGTGTATGGACACCGGCTCTCAAGTCTGCAACCTGGCCTGGTCCAAACATGCTAATGAGCTA gtgaGCACCCATGGCTACTCTCAGAACCAGATCCTGGTGTGGAAATATCCAGCTCTCACTCAGGTTGCCAAACTCACAGGACATTCGTATAGAGTGCTCTACCTG GCAATGTCCCCGGATGGTGAGGCCATTGTGACGGGAGCTGGAGATGAGACTCTACGCTTCTGGAACGTATTCAGTAAAACAAGGTCAACTAAG GAATCTGTATCAGTTTTAAATCTCTTCACCAGGATACGGTAA
- the LOC129094403 gene encoding fizzy-related protein homolog isoform X2 — MDPEYEHRLLRQINIQNDNLSPVKQTPSLHSRTPTGSPLSSPSKLGDRFIPTRAGANWSINFHRINENEKSPSQNRKTKDASSDNLKDGQAYSALLKNELLGAGIEKIQDPQTEDRRLQPSTPEKRSLFNYSLNTKRSSPDDGTNISPYSLSPVSNKSQKLLRSPRKPTRKISKIPFKVLDAPELQDDFYLNLVDWSSLNVLSVGLGTCVYLWSACTSQVTRLCDLSVEGDSVTSVGWSERGNLVAVGTHKGYVQIWDAGAGKKLFALEGHTARVGALAWNADQLSSGSRDRMILQRDMRTPPLQSERRLQGHRQEVCGLKWSTDHQLLASGGNDNKLLVWNHSSLSPVQTYTDHLAAVKAIAWSPHQHGLLASGGGTADRCIRFWNTLTSQPLQCMDTGSQVCNLAWSKHANELVSTHGYSQNQILVWKYPALTQVAKLTGHSYRVLYLAMSPDGEAIVTGAGDETLRFWNVFSKTRSTKESVSVLNLFTRIR; from the exons ATGGATCCAGAATATGAACATCGCCTCCTCCGACAAATCAACATTCAAAATGACAACTTGAGCCCTGTT aaacAGACACCGAGTCTGCACAGTCGGACACCCACCGGCTCGCCGTTATCTTCTCCCAGTAAGCTTGGAGACAGATTCATTCCAACCAGAGCTGGGGCGAACTGGAGTATCAACTTCCACAGGATCAAT GAAAATGAGAAGTCACCAAGTCAGAACAGAAAAACCAAGGATGCCTCCTCTGATAACCTGAAAG ACGGGCAGGCCTACTCTGCTCTGCTGAAGAATGAGCTGCTGGGAGCAGGAATAGAAAAGATCCAGGACCCTCAGACAGAGGACAGGCGTCTACAGCCATCAACGCCAGAAAAGAGAAGTCTCTTCAAT TATTCACTCAATACCAAGAGGTCGTCACCAGACGATGGCACCAACATCTCCCCCTACTCTCTATCACCTGTCAGCAACAAAAG TCAGAAATTGCTACGTTCGCCAAGAAAGCCAACTCGTAAGATCTCAAAGATCCCCTTTAAAGTCCTGGATGCTCCAGAGCTGCAGGATGACTTTTACCTCAACTTGGTGGACTGGTCGTCTCTCAACGTGCTCAGTGTCGGGCTGGGTACATGTGTTTACCTGTGGAGTGCATGCACCAGCCAG GTAACAAGGTTGTGTGATTTATCAGTGGAGGGAGACTCAGTCACGTCAGTTGGGTGGTCCGAAAGG gGTAACCTGGTGGCAGTGGGGACTCACAAAGGCTATGTTCAGATCTGGGACGCTGGTGCTGGGAAGAAGCTCTTTGCCCTGGAAGGACACACAGCTAGAGTTG GGGCGTTAGCATGGAATGCAGACCAGTTGTCTTCGGGAAGCCGTGATCGTATGATTCTTCAAAGGGATATGCGAACCCCTCCGCTCCAGTCAGAGAGACGGCTGCAGggtcacagacaggaagtgtgtggCCTAAAGTGGAGCACTGACCATCAGCTGCTCGCTTCTGGAGGCAATGACAACAAG CTGCTGGTTTGGAACCACTCCTCGCTGAGCCCAGTGCAAACATACACGGATCACCTGGCTGCAGTGAAAGCCATCGCCTGGTCTCCCCACCAGCACGGCCTGCTGGCCTCTGGGGGCGGCACCGCTGATCGCTGCATCCGATTTTGGAACACCCTGACCTCACAGCCGCTGCAGTGTATGGACACCGGCTCTCAAGTCTGCAACCTGGCCTGGTCCAAACATGCTAATGAGCTA gtgaGCACCCATGGCTACTCTCAGAACCAGATCCTGGTGTGGAAATATCCAGCTCTCACTCAGGTTGCCAAACTCACAGGACATTCGTATAGAGTGCTCTACCTG GCAATGTCCCCGGATGGTGAGGCCATTGTGACGGGAGCTGGAGATGAGACTCTACGCTTCTGGAACGTATTCAGTAAAACAAGGTCAACTAAG GAATCTGTATCAGTTTTAAATCTCTTCACCAGGATACGGTAA